A region of the Silene latifolia isolate original U9 population chromosome 9, ASM4854445v1, whole genome shotgun sequence genome:
AGTGCCGAAGTAAGCCCGACGTCCTTGCTCCAAAGGGTGCTCTTTCTGGCCTTCTCCTCCATAAAACAAAGTGTCGCCTTTCTTTTCTCTAGTCCTCACTTCAACTTTGTACTTATTTTCAGCAATTCCCGGCATGTCCATTCTTAAGTACATCCAATCGTCTGTCATGGGTTCAATTACTCGGTTTTCGTATACTCCTTCCACTCCTTTGATCAGAAAAGGGTTGATGTGGTAAAATGCTATGGTCGGAGATACTGCAAGCAAGATTACATGTGCCTTATGAATCAGTATAAATGACAGCTTTATAATATGAGTCGGTCTTACGATAATCTTAATTCAGGAGATAATCAAGCATTTgccgattaaaaaaaaaaaacggaaaatgcacgcggtgcccttgagGTTTGCAATTTTgcccaaaatacccaatttttttatcTGGAAAATTTTAAGAGCCATAACTCGTGATTACGAGCTCctgacgttttttttttcaaattgatcatCTTTTCGAGAACtcgacttgaaaaaaaaaagaaatttgtgGAGTTTGAATTCGTGCCCAAGAGATATCAGTTAATAGATCTTACAACCAGTTGTAACCACTTgtatgctctagaactcgagctatataataaagttttcgagttttgttttaaagaagtcgagctataccataaaatttctgaactcactcacttaaacataaaaaaattaactttaagaaaactcaaaaaaattacacataagctcgataagatataacttggttgtatgatgctactgtaccactggaggtataatgttatttgtgcAAAAGATATGGTcgctcaaagtttgttcggtcaaAAAACCTTTGACATACAATAACACCTAGCCACGTGATCCAaatacgataattttttttttcaaatcgtagttctcggaaagacgatcgatttgaaaaaacaagttatcactttctgaactcgtaaacACGGGTTATGGCCTCCTAAAGTTTTCCGgataaaaaaattgggtatttcggccAAAATATCAAACCTCAAGGCACTGCGTGCATTTTCCGAAAAAAAACTGACCTGAATCACCCTTAGAATTGCAGGACTGACATCCATCAATCTGATTGTAAACCACAGAATCATCCTCACCGCGGTCCTCAACATTGGGTGCCCGTTTCAAACCCGACAAGAAATGGAGTGTACCCTCTGAACCCGGGAAAAACAACTTCATGGACCCGTTTTCCACTTTCATTTCAATTTCAATCTGGTTTGGGTCTCGGTCCAGAACCACATACCCACCATAAACCCGATCAGAAGAGTCATAATCCGGCCACAACTTTGGGGCTTTACCCGAGAATGTCACGGTTTGGGTTTCACCATACTTAACCAACTTGACCCCGTCTGGTGGGACCCCTGGCATGTCCACCCGAACGTAAAAACCCGAGTTGTTTACTTGACGGGCTTCGAATGCTCCTTTTGGTCCCGGGTTTAGGTCTAGTTGGTATGGATgttccttcttttcattttctGCAATATCATCACTTAATCTAATCTAAATATTTCATATgtaccaatcatttgtttacgtttttacTTGGATGTTTTAATTAAAAGTAATCAATTAATTGGGACGAACCGaacattacaacaacaacaacaacaacaacaacaacaacaattagaCTGAAATCATGTGCATGGAACAATTAATAAAATGTAACCTATTGTGAAACGATTTTGCGAGAATAGACTAATATTGTGTAAAACGGATTCATTaacgatttaaaaaaaaaaaacagtcatTAATTTACATGgaaaacaaaagcaaacaaaaACCCGGTAAAAAATATCCGTTTTACACAAATTCTTATGTAAAGCGGTCTTAATTAGACAATTCAAAAACAAAGTAAGGTtaaattattagtgtaatatgaCAGTAAAAACATGCCGTAATATATTTTATTACATACCAGAGGGTAAAGATGTTGAAGATGAAGCTGCCATAATTTTGTTTTACTttcttgtttttttgttttgcaaGAGGTGGTGGTAAATAGTGATGATAAACTCAGTTGAAGGTAAAACAAAATGTAAAAAATGGGTTGAGCAGGTTAATTTTTGGATGTATATGGAATAATATTTGCTTGGGCATTACTCACAAATTTTTACTGTCATTGTAAATTGCAGTGCTTTGTTTTCTAGTAACTGTGTCTTTTTGTTTTACTTTTGACTGAGACTTGTATGAAAATGGTAAATTTAGCTGCAGCATAattaatagaaaaaaaaaatgcatgtgGATGCTATAATTGAAAACCGTCTCACGATTATGTTCATTCATAAGTTCATTCATGACAAGCTACGAATAAATTGTTTAACTAAATGTAACGTTATTTTGTTAATTAGCCCGAGTATATTTTTAGTTATTTGTCTCAAATCGTATTAACTCTTACTTTTAGACAAAAAAAAAGCTTAGATAATGGATTACGGATTTGTATTTTTTTCTCGCCCCGACCAGAAAACTAACCCATCCATCAAAAACAGTAAATCTTGCAAGACAAAGGGAATTTGTATGCAGGACCATAGACTATAGAACAGAGGTAAACATGGTCAGGCCTGGCACGGAAAAATGGACGGATCCGTCCATCTTATATTTGATCAAACCTGGACCGAATTCATTTGAATCGGTCCAACAATTTGCGATGATTAGCCAGCCATAGACCATCGTCTTCTAAACATAAATACTtactgatagatgaaccaactcaaccaaaaccttaaggtgatggttgaggcccaactattataaatattcatattACTTACATGTTTACTGTAACACGAAATTACAGTAGGCTCGATTTTGGTTATTTTCTTTTGTATGGCACGCTCCATTGAGTTTCCTTATCGGTCTTACAGAATACGATCAGCCAAAagaaatagtacaacaatttCTGTATTGCAGAACGAAATTCGGAAAATTCTGAGAAAAACTTGGAACAACCAGAATTTCTCCAAACAACTTTAATTAATAACTTTCGAGTTTTGACAGTCTAGATTTAACATTAATCTTCTGCAGTATGCAATTCTCCTGCAAAAATCTATGAAATTAAATTACCAAGCTTAATATTCAAGAGTCGAGACCATAGTTAACTAGATTCATACATAAACACGATTATTATAGACCTAGATACCGAGATACTGAGATACTAGTTAGCCTTTCTACCTTCTCCTCCTCCGGTTTGTACGCTTGTTAGCAAGGCGTTCCTGGATTTCGCCCTTCAGCAGGAGAACCCTCAGCACACTATGGCTCAGTTGGCGACGAACATCGAGAATTTTGCAACAGCCACAGAAAAGGGTAAAAGAGCCCCAGTAGACTCGACCTCCTTGCTCCAGACGGTGCTCTTTCTTGCCTTCTCCTCCATACAACAACGCGTCAATTTTATTTTCCAGAGTTGTCACTCCAACTTCATACTGATTTTCAGCAACCCCCGGCATGTCCATCCTAATGTACATCCACTCCGTCCTGGTTATGTCTTGGACTAGTCGGTTTTCGTGTACTCCTTCAACTCCTTGGATCAGAAAAGGGTTGATGTGGGAAAATGCTATGGTCGGAGATACTGCAACCAAACATTACTTGTAAATAGGGGTGGGCAATTGCCAATTGGGCATattaaaaattccggtccggtcCCCGATCCAACATTTTTAAAGATTTCGgttttcggtccggtccggtccggtcttcaACCAGAATTTTCCGGTTCGGACCGAAAAGACCggaattattgtattttttattttttaaaaaattattatgtaaaaaaaaaaaacaagtgtaCGCCTAGAGCTAGCAagtttgacccgacccgaacccgagcaaacccgacccgacagGATCCGAAAATATTGCGACCCGAAACCGACTCGACCCGACCAGATGacgacccgattatcagtgaccTGAACCCGAcacagacccgacccgatattgacccgacccgatgctgacccgattaaattgatgacccgacaattatcaagcttaattttgatcaaaattaaagtgattttgtgtttagattgatatgtttgacttagtaaaatgaagtaattaaaccaaataatagggtaaaaactaaatttaatggtaaaaaatatagtaatgcgattaagttaccggacccgataatgacccgacctgatacatcatttgacccgaaatgacccgatccgataacgacccgaacccgaccgactcgacccgaaagggtatACTGACCGGATATGAACTGAACCCGATATTACCCGACCCCACGTAACCCGACCCAACTGACCTGATTGCCACCCCTATGTACGCCTACTTAATCCGGTCCAACCGGCCCGTTTTTttggaccggaatttgaaaaagAGGGTATGTAAAAATAATTCTAAAATACGGATCGGTGTCACGAGAATCTTAATACCAACACAAACGTCTCACAATCGGTTAAAATAAAGTTAAAAAAAGGGAGGTGGTTGTGAGTTTGTGAATTATGAGACGTCACAAGTTATTTTTCGTAACTAAACATTGGCGGATTAAAAAAATCTGACCTGAATTACCCATAGAGTGGCATGAGTGACATCCATCATTCTCAGTATAAACCACAGAATCGTCCTCACCACGGTCTTCAACATTGGGTGCGCGTTTCAAACCCGACAAGAAATGGAGCGAACCCTCTGAACCACGGAAAAACAACCTCATGGACCCGTTTGTCACCTTCATCTCAATTTCAATCTGGTTCGGGTCTCGGTCCAGAACCACATACCCACCATAAACCCGATCAGAAGAGTCGTAGCCTGGCCACAACATAGAGGCTTTACCAGAAAATGTTACAGTTTGTGTTTCAGCATACTTGACCAACTTAACCCCGTCTGGTGGGACCCCGGGCATGTCCACCCGGACATAGAAACCCGAGTTCTTTATTTGACGGGCTTCGTATGCTCCGGTTGGTCCCGGGTTTGGGTATATTTGGTATGGATgttccttcttttcattttctGCAGCATCATACCGTAAGAATCATAAGACAAATTTGTTTAcaccattttaattttattttttatgagaAATATTTTAATCATAAGTAAACAAACGATTGGGACGagggaacaacaacaacaacaacaacaacaacgtaaTTGATGCAAGAAGCCACCTTTGAACAAAAAAAAGTTGATGTGAGATTATGAAACAAATTATTTTAGTCAGTCTATTTAACAACAAATGTTTGTAAGATTAACCCAAAATCATTGACTAGAGAAAAATATCAACTTCTTGTTAGGAGCGTTTTAAGTTAAAACGGAACTCACGAATCACAATCGATTTAAATAATGTTAAATTGAAAAACGGGTTGTGAGAGGTCTTAATTAAAGACGGTCCTAAACAAGAACTAGGGAAGAAAAATAGTTAAACATTATGTTAGTGACAAAATAATTAGCGTAAGATCATGgaacaaattaatttataaaagtAAGATTAACCCAAAATCATCATTAATATAATATGATACGGAAAATATGACATGATACTCTCTCCGTCCCAATCATGAATCATTTAGTTACACTTATTAAAAGAACTCTACACACAGTCTCATAAAGAATAAaacggtaaacaaatgattaagacgaTGAAAGTGTATTTTACGTACCAGAGGGTAAAgatgaggatgaagatgaagCTGCCATAATTTTCTTTtactttcttgttttttttttttgtaaagggTGGTAAACTTAAATAGTGATGAATCTGATGATAAACTCAATTGAAGGTAAAAAAAAACTGTAAAATATGGGTTAAGATTTGAGAATGAGCAGCTGGATGGTGCAGTTTTACAGTGTATGTACTGGCTGGAAAGTACAAATTAATTTTGGATGTATACTGAAAAATATTGCTTGGGCAATACTCATAAATTTTACCGTCtttttgcataaaaaaaaaaacaaaattactGTCATTATATAATCTTTTGTTTTCTAGCTAGCTACTGAGTTACATAGTGCGTCTCTTTTTTACCTTTGACTGAGACTTGTATCAAAATGGTAAATTTTTATTTTACTGCAGAATTTAGATCATCTTTTGTATTGCATGCCGTTTGAGTTTCCTGATAGACGGTCTTACAAAAAATGATATGCCAAAAGAGAGAGTAGCCCCTTCGCCCCCTCGCCCCCTTGTGCGACTGTCGCGAATAGCGATAAGCCGATAAGGTTAATGACTAATAAAGTCATCTTATTGATGAGATTGTCATACTCTTATACAACCATTGCTGTATTGCAGTCTGCAGAGGATGAAATTCCGAAAATTCTGAGAAAAACTTGAAACAACTAGGATTTTCTCCTAACAACTTTTATAAATTTCGAGTTTTTGAGTTTTTTGACCGTCTACAACATTAATCTACCTTCTCTTCCTCCGGTTCATACGCATGATATCAAGGATATCCTGGATCTTTTGCTTCCTCATGAGAAGCCTCAACACACCATCCAACATTTGATGAGGCACGTCGACAATTTGGCAACAGTCACAATTAAGGGTAAAAGAGCCGGAGTAGGATCGACCTCCTTGGTCCAAAGGGTGCTCTTTCTTGCCTTCTCCTCCATAAAACAAAACGTC
Encoded here:
- the LOC141602360 gene encoding uncharacterized protein LOC141602360 isoform X2 is translated as MPGVPPDGVKLVKYGETQTVTFSGKAPKLWPDYDSSDRVYGGYVVLDRDPNQIEIEMKVENGSMKLFFPGSEGTLHFLSGLKRAPNVEDRGEDDSVVYNQIDGCQSCNSKGDSVSPTIAFYHINPFLIKGVEGVYENRVIEPMTDDWMYLRMDMPGIAENKYKVEVRTREKKGDTLFYGGEGQKEHPLEQGRRAYFGTFNLYCGCCQIVDVRHQLSHGVFRVLIRKRKIQDSLAKMGTNQRRRR
- the LOC141602360 gene encoding uncharacterized protein LOC141602360 isoform X1 is translated as MAASSSTSLPSENEKKEHPYQLDLNPGPKGAFEARQVNNSGFYVRVDMPGVPPDGVKLVKYGETQTVTFSGKAPKLWPDYDSSDRVYGGYVVLDRDPNQIEIEMKVENGSMKLFFPGSEGTLHFLSGLKRAPNVEDRGEDDSVVYNQIDGCQSCNSKGDSVSPTIAFYHINPFLIKGVEGVYENRVIEPMTDDWMYLRMDMPGIAENKYKVEVRTREKKGDTLFYGGEGQKEHPLEQGRRAYFGTFNLYCGCCQIVDVRHQLSHGVFRVLIRKRKIQDSLAKMGTNQRRRR
- the LOC141598791 gene encoding uncharacterized protein LOC141598791 — encoded protein: MAASSSSSSLPSENEKKEHPYQIYPNPGPTGAYEARQIKNSGFYVRVDMPGVPPDGVKLVKYAETQTVTFSGKASMLWPGYDSSDRVYGGYVVLDRDPNQIEIEMKVTNGSMRLFFRGSEGSLHFLSGLKRAPNVEDRGEDDSVVYTENDGCHSCHSMGNSVSPTIAFSHINPFLIQGVEGVHENRLVQDITRTEWMYIRMDMPGVAENQYEVGVTTLENKIDALLYGGEGKKEHRLEQGGRVYWGSFTLFCGCCKILDVRRQLSHSVLRVLLLKGEIQERLANKRTNRRRRR